A genomic region of Gemmata massiliana contains the following coding sequences:
- a CDS encoding alpha/beta fold hydrolase encodes MIANDIPKLNAPVVLVHGLCGYDRVVAFGRTLKDYFPGIREQLEAVGNRVLVPRLSCTLGVSARAGELARYIQKHVPTGPVHVIGHSMGGLDARYMVSQLGMADRVRSLTTVGTPHRGSAFADWGVGRFGRLLTPFFQFLGLSYQAFIDLTSAACRRFNETVRDVRGVRYYSVAGVCEGQWIGPEWRFPHGIVSRAEGPNDGVVSVTSATWGEHTDVWDGDHLNLVNWPNRLARKCGVWDSFAPDYGRILRRVALSD; translated from the coding sequence GTGATCGCGAACGATATCCCCAAACTCAATGCTCCCGTCGTGCTCGTTCACGGTTTGTGCGGGTACGACCGCGTGGTGGCCTTCGGGCGGACGCTCAAGGACTACTTCCCGGGCATCCGAGAGCAACTCGAAGCGGTGGGGAACCGCGTTCTTGTGCCCCGATTGAGTTGCACACTCGGAGTGTCCGCCCGGGCGGGCGAACTGGCGCGGTACATCCAGAAGCACGTTCCGACGGGTCCGGTCCACGTGATCGGGCACAGCATGGGCGGCCTCGACGCTCGCTACATGGTGAGCCAGCTCGGGATGGCCGACCGCGTTCGGTCGCTCACCACGGTCGGCACCCCGCACCGCGGGAGCGCGTTCGCGGATTGGGGCGTCGGCCGGTTCGGTCGCCTTCTCACGCCGTTCTTCCAGTTCCTCGGGCTGTCGTATCAAGCGTTCATCGACCTGACTTCCGCAGCGTGCCGCCGGTTCAACGAGACGGTGCGGGACGTCCGCGGGGTGCGATACTACTCCGTCGCGGGCGTGTGTGAGGGCCAATGGATCGGCCCGGAATGGCGGTTCCCGCACGGTATCGTGAGCCGTGCGGAAGGTCCGAACGACGGGGTCGTATCGGTCACATCGGCCACGTGGGGCGAGCACACCGACGTATGGGACGGGGATCACCTGAATCTGGTCAACTGGCCGAACCGGTTGGCACGGAAGTGCGGAGTATGGGACTCGTTCGCTCCGGATTACGGCCGCATCCTGCGTCGGGTCGCGTTGAGCGACTGA